Genomic DNA from Theileria equi strain WA chromosome 4 map unlocalized gcontig_1105316255033, whole genome shotgun sequence:
ATCAATGATTGACACAAGGTCATCAAGCATAAAATGAAGCTATCCTGAACACTTTAttaatataaaatatggaataCATGTATACATTGTATGGAGAATACGTGTAATGTGTAGATATCTCAGATTCGAGTGAATTTGGCTCGGTCCCCATGGAGGTTATAATATCTACTTAATTTTGTGGAAGTATTGACATCAAGAAGACATACTCGACATTAACAAACATTTTGTCAGTATATAATCACAACAGATCAACGTACTGTATATAAAACTTCCACTTTAACTGCAATGTTTGGATGAGACTGATAATTACACTTGTTATACTTTATCTGCACTTTTCGGATTCTGTAACTTTTAAACCCTATAGATTTTTCACTTTATCGTTCGTACCAGTAAATAGTCGTTCACGGATATATCCACGTGTTTTGGTTAGCTTTCTCCATTGCATATAAAAGTAATATAGGAATCTAGAATTAAAGGACAGATTGATCGTCAAATATACGAGATACTCCGTCGCCGTATAGAGCACAGTACTGAAACCCCGGAAAAACGTAGGGAAAGGATTGAAAGAGAGAATAGAAGTAAATGTGATGGTTTATTATATGGTCCAAAGACGAACTATAAAATTTACATTGCCCTCGATAATCGACCACCAGATGAATTAAAGACTAGATTTCGTCACATATTGAAAAAGTTGATTGTAGCAGGTGCGGAGTATGCCAATCTGTATTACTGTGGTCTGAAGAAATTGGTGCGTCCCATCAAGGGAAGATATGAAGTTCGGTTTCTATTGTTGGAACTTTCAATTTATCCAAGTTTAATTAGACATATAAGACTAAGGTTCAGGGACGAGGCTGCAGTTCTTCGTGTGTTGATTCTCAAGGATAAGCATCTTGACAAAGAAAGACGTATTTATCGCGATAAAAATTTACATGCCAGACACCCTTACTTTAATACCGATATATATGCACCTTTAAAAGGTCGTCTAATTCAAAAAATTGAATGAAAATGACGAACATAAAATCGTTAGGTGATTATGTTGATAAGGATGACCAAGGCACATTCAGTTTTGCTGGAGGGCATAATAGTGCCATAGGTATAGATAATGGTGGTAGTCACGTTGTTAATCTTTATGCTGATGGATTTACTGTGGACAATGGACCTTTTAGACCGCTCAGTGAGCCACAAAACTCCAAATTCCTATCGGATATTAAGAGCGGCATTGCACCTCCTGAATTCCAAGATGGCAATAACGAGGTTAGCATACGCTTAATTGATCATCAGAACACACGTTTTATCAAAGAAGATGTGCCCTATGAAGGAAATAATAGCTCTAGGCCGAAGTTGTCATCAAGTAGTGCAGAATATCGTTTGGGCGAAATCAACACAAATTTACGGATTAAACTACATACGGGTGACTTAGTAAACCTGACTATATCACAAGATGCTACTGTTAATGATTTGCTACAGTTCATTTCTCAGAATACGGGAGTTGCCATTAGCAACATAACTTTGATGTCTGGATTTCCCCCTCGTAAAATAGTGCCTGATGGCCTATCCACTTTGAAGGATGCAGATATTTTGAATTGCACTCTCATTCAAAAGCTAAATACATGATGCAAATGCACAATAACGCTGTACTAAATATTTTAACAAACTACATTCACCCGGAATGTGTACCGGCAGTATTCCTTGTACTAGTAAGAATGTGTATATCGACAGAAAGTTACAATATATTATATCAATATCACATTTTCTAGTGTAGATCCACTACGGTATGCCTCTTTGACTTTGAAATGCTATACATGGAAGGGGCGAATCCACGATCTAACATGAAATTAGAAACCAAGTCGTTGACCCTGCTGGCAGGTGGGCCAGGAACCTTTGTACCAGTGATTTCCCTGCCTTTCTACAACGTTATATCAAATAAACAAAGTATATAACTTACCGATCGGACGTTAAGAGCCAGGATAACGCCAACTCCTAAGTCTTGAGGGAGATAATATGCCGCCGCCGCAACTCCACAGCGTACAAATAGTGAATCCGCGCTAACACTAACCATATTTATGTATTATGAATGCGATTTCCAAGGAATACGGATCATATCAATGGGGCCGTATAAAGGTGGTTTATTCCTCAAAACAGACAGGGAATGTAATGTACTATTCATAGAAATATATTATCCCATTTTGTTTGAATATTTGAAGATATGAGACCACAGATACTGTCGTATTACCGTATTCATCCAGTTTTCTCTCCAATGAGGTTTCCCTAAAGTTATCGTTAAAATTTCTCATTTTCGGTGCaatatttccattatatttAGATGTATAGGTTCTTATTAACCGTGAGATATTGGTTCCTATATCATGTTATCGTCTATTTACGGAGACGATATCGGAGTGGTTGGCTAGCTAGTTAGGGAGTTTCTTTAATATCCGAAATTACCCCCTAATATTACGTCTAGCTATGTGTCTTGTAGTTAATATCATAATCAATCATTTGTTTTAATAATAAAACGTTCGAATAAGCTCTTATCCCTTCTAAAATGAGACGTCTTAGTATGAACATGTGTGTAAAATACACATGGTTTATTCTCCTTTTGCATATGATTTGCGGTATAAATGACATAAAAACGCGCTCAACATATGCTATTACGCTtggagatgatgaaaataccACAAGTAGTATGAATGCAATGACAACAACGAGTGATACTGATTCAACAACTCTTGGAATTGTTACGGCTCCCAGCAGCTCTACATATATAGGAAGCGCACAAAATGATGACAGTGAAACCAGCACCGGTAGTGGTCTGTAAATTATCTATAAATCATAACATCTTACAGGTTTGAAAAGTTCTAATGAGGAAATTAAGTCGGAACCAACACCAGAACTTTCGTCAAGTCTACCCACTGAAAGTGAATCTGAAGATTCAAAAGAATTGAAAGACTCTGGTAGAGGTGAGATTTCGAACAGATATACAAGCAATTTAGGCAGTAATAAAACACAGAGCGTAATAGATGACCAC
This window encodes:
- a CDS encoding signal peptide containing protein (encoded by transcript BEWA_015040A), with the translated sequence MRLIITLVILYLHFSDSVTFKPYRFFTLSFVPVNSRSRIYPRVLESRIKGQIDRQIYEILRRRIEHSTETPEKRRERIERENRSKCDGLLYGPKTNYKIYIALDNRPPDELKTRFRHILKKLIVAGAEYANLYYCGLKKLVRPIKGRYEVRFLLLELSIYPSLIRHIRLRFRDEAAVLRVLILKDKHLDKERRDYVDKDDQGTFSFAGGHNSAIGIDNGGSHVVNLYADGFTVDNGPFRPLSEPQNSKFLSDIKSGIAPPEFQDGNNEVSIRLIDHQNTRFIKEDVPYEGNNSSRPKLSSSSAEYRLGEINTNLRIKLHTGDLVNLTISQDATVNDLLQFISQNTGVAISNITLMSGFPPRKIVPDGLSTLKDADILNCTLIQKLNT
- a CDS encoding conserved hypothetical protein (encoded by transcript BEWA_015050A), yielding MVSVSADSLFVRCGVAAAAYYLPQDLGVGVILALNVRSKGREITGTKVPGPPASRVNDLVSNFMLDRGFAPSMYSISKSKRHTVVDLH